One genomic region from Methanonatronarchaeum thermophilum encodes:
- a CDS encoding RNA-binding protein: protein MTEIPVHYVMLRAFSYTTESNEKVKKALKLFLPPETKVEFQELEGNFGNKIILFRSKIEKSREIRDLIHKIKTSLTENQIKELERQIEKRTDEDCNLFLRFNKQDAYKEKLSLTNSGNSINIRFKIAAYPAKKQKAINTGKQLFQKDWS from the coding sequence GTGACCGAGATACCTGTCCACTACGTAATGCTACGGGCCTTCTCATACACAACTGAGTCTAATGAGAAGGTCAAAAAAGCATTAAAACTTTTTTTACCCCCTGAAACAAAGGTAGAGTTTCAAGAACTTGAAGGCAACTTCGGTAATAAAATAATTCTATTTAGAAGCAAAATCGAAAAAAGCAGAGAAATCAGAGATCTAATACATAAAATCAAAACTTCACTAACCGAAAACCAGATTAAAGAACTAGAACGACAGATAGAAAAACGCACAGACGAAGATTGCAACCTATTCCTAAGATTCAACAAACAAGACGCATACAAAGAAAAACTATCACTCACAAACTCAGGCAACTCCATAAACATAAGGTTTAAAATAGCCGCATACCCCGCAAAAAAACAAAAAGCAATAAACACAGGAAAACAATTGTTCCAAAAAGACTGGAGCTAA
- a CDS encoding 50S ribosomal protein L15e has product MKSMYSFIRDAWKKPREGYTRELMWERLQKWRSEPTVKRVERPTRLDKARKNGYKAKEGFVVARARVRRGTRRKSRFKKGRKPSKMGLEKITPGKSLQRIAEERTSRKFPNLRVLASYWVGEDGRQKWYEVIMVDTHHPAIKNDSDINWICSDKHKNRAFRGLTTVGKDGRGLSERGKGTEKTRPSIRSNEGKGK; this is encoded by the coding sequence ATGAAATCAATGTACTCATTTATTAGGGATGCATGGAAAAAACCAAGAGAAGGATATACGAGAGAGTTGATGTGGGAGAGATTGCAGAAGTGGCGGTCTGAACCTACTGTAAAGAGAGTTGAGAGGCCAACTAGACTTGATAAAGCGAGAAAAAATGGTTATAAAGCTAAAGAAGGTTTTGTTGTTGCTAGAGCTAGAGTTAGGCGTGGTACTAGAAGAAAATCCAGATTTAAGAAGGGCCGTAAACCAAGTAAGATGGGTTTAGAGAAAATCACTCCTGGTAAAAGTCTTCAGAGAATTGCTGAAGAACGAACCAGTAGGAAGTTTCCAAACCTAAGGGTATTGGCTTCATATTGGGTCGGTGAAGATGGACGTCAAAAATGGTATGAAGTTATAATGGTTGATACACACCACCCAGCAATTAAAAACGACTCTGATATAAACTGGATATGCAGCGATAAACACAAAAACAGGGCCTTCAGAGGACTAACAACTGTTGGTAAAGACGGTCGTGGTCTCTCAGAAAGAGGAAAAGGTACAGAAAAAACAAGACCAAGCATTCGGAGTAATGAGGGCAAAGGTAAGTGA
- a CDS encoding cobalamin B12-binding domain-containing protein produces the protein MSKEEQIKEIKRAILDIDPDALTGAAREYIDDGNDGVDAISNGITPAMEELGNQFDKGQVFLPQLMTIGDGVQDAVEILMENVEGAEDEEKDLVVIGTVEGDVHDIGKNIVALLLKVQGFDVVDLGRDVPLEQFIEATEENSPAIVGTSALMTTTRPNMEEIEKMLKDAGLRDKVKTMVGGAPVTKKYAEKIGADAYAEDAKEAVETAQEIVGK, from the coding sequence ATGAGCAAAGAAGAACAAATCAAAGAAATAAAAAGAGCAATACTAGATATCGACCCAGATGCATTAACAGGAGCCGCAAGAGAATACATCGATGATGGAAATGATGGAGTTGACGCTATTTCTAACGGTATTACCCCAGCAATGGAAGAACTAGGTAACCAGTTTGACAAAGGACAGGTATTCCTACCACAACTAATGACCATTGGAGACGGAGTTCAAGACGCAGTAGAGATCCTAATGGAAAACGTAGAAGGAGCAGAAGACGAAGAAAAAGACCTAGTTGTTATCGGTACAGTAGAAGGAGACGTACACGACATAGGTAAAAACATCGTAGCACTCCTCCTAAAAGTCCAAGGCTTCGACGTAGTAGATCTAGGCAGAGACGTACCACTAGAACAATTCATAGAAGCAACAGAAGAAAACAGCCCAGCAATCGTAGGCACCAGCGCCCTAATGACAACAACACGACCAAACATGGAAGAAATAGAAAAAATGCTAAAAGACGCAGGCCTAAGAGACAAAGTAAAAACAATGGTCGGAGGCGCACCAGTCACCAAAAAATACGCAGAAAAAATAGGAGCCGACGCATACGCCGAAGACGCAAAAGAAGCCGTAGAGACAGCACAAGAAATCGTTGGTAAATAA
- a CDS encoding CARDB domain-containing protein: MNRLKSKLNFNLYFKSKWKLFLVLAVTLFLLVSVSGCVEEQTMDDALEVVDLKINPSISEVDELLTIQANITNTDNEAGDYEVYLEKNSDVVKTSTITLNPGETKQVSFEHQISETGLYNITIADKSTEIRIVEGEIESLNDIKTIEFKTMINDSNETHIMVENPATEDLKIKIDIIEQDITVVLNLESDLVHFKHGTSTITQDISLDEVESIEDLVEVFEDLNTFFGFFMDFNIPITDLIGELDEDDVNETTDLVNETDLNGDLNESVEQFIDKIVDEIVNAEDPYIVDEITFKDPVHDLEIKVFDIKINEGFPDNTFVFYA, translated from the coding sequence ATGAACAGACTTAAATCCAAACTTAATTTTAATTTGTATTTTAAATCTAAGTGGAAGTTGTTTTTAGTTTTAGCTGTAACTTTATTTTTATTGGTTTCTGTATCTGGCTGTGTTGAAGAACAAACGATGGATGATGCATTAGAGGTAGTAGATTTAAAAATAAACCCATCAATATCGGAAGTTGATGAGTTATTAACAATACAAGCGAACATAACAAACACTGATAATGAAGCTGGAGACTACGAAGTATATTTAGAAAAAAACAGTGATGTGGTGAAAACTTCAACAATAACCTTGAATCCCGGTGAAACTAAACAAGTTTCATTTGAACATCAGATATCTGAAACTGGATTATACAACATCACTATAGCGGATAAATCAACTGAAATAAGAATTGTGGAAGGCGAGATAGAATCTCTCAACGACATAAAAACAATCGAATTCAAGACAATGATCAACGATTCAAACGAGACACACATAATGGTTGAAAACCCAGCTACTGAAGACCTAAAAATCAAAATAGATATAATCGAACAAGACATCACCGTTGTACTTAACCTAGAGTCAGATCTAGTTCACTTCAAACACGGTACCTCTACAATAACACAAGATATCTCTCTAGATGAAGTTGAAAGTATAGAAGATTTAGTTGAAGTTTTTGAAGACCTCAACACGTTTTTTGGGTTTTTTATGGATTTCAATATACCAATAACTGATTTAATAGGCGAATTAGATGAAGATGATGTAAATGAAACAACAGATTTAGTCAATGAAACAGATTTAAATGGAGACCTAAATGAATCTGTAGAACAATTTATAGATAAAATCGTTGATGAAATAGTTAACGCAGAAGACCCATACATTGTTGACGAAATTACATTCAAAGACCCAGTACATGACTTAGAAATAAAGGTTTTCGACATAAAGATTAATGAAGGCTTTCCAGACAACACTTTCGTTTTCTATGCATAA